A single window of Anaerolineae bacterium DNA harbors:
- a CDS encoding penicillin-binding protein gives MYRRGLRVYTTLDLDIQNMAQEVAARKIAEYGVPNNANIAAVVILRPQTGEILAIVGSVDYYNGAIDGQVNMALAPRQPGSSFKP, from the coding sequence ATGTATCGCCGTGGCCTTCGGGTCTACACCACCCTGGACCTGGACATCCAGAACATGGCTCAGGAGGTGGCCGCCCGGAAGATCGCGGAGTACGGCGTGCCCAACAACGCCAACATCGCCGCTGTGGTGATCCTCCGGCCCCAGACAGGCGAGATCTTAGCCATAGTGGGCAGCGTGGACTACTACAACGGGGCGATAGACGGGCAGGTCAACATGGCCCTGGCGCCTCGCCAGCCGGGGTCCTCCTTCAAGCCC